From one Ferrimicrobium sp. genomic stretch:
- a CDS encoding trehalose-6-phosphate synthase: protein MSRIIRYLFVTNRGPVQLGEDGQTLVRSGGGLASGLLGLMEHQGDAEIRWLFPISTQAELEAARMGQYRAIHLGLTPTSVDADDHRIAYEIVANQYFWYLFHGLFDLSFEPIFNHQFFDAYEHYRRFNAQLAQAAWRIDLTDTMVIINDYHLMLVPHMLRSLGFDGPIALFFHTPICTAAESKLMPATVRDELATSFSAANVIGLHAHQWEQNLIDSFGAVGPALPPTIVAPIPADTQSIVNSLDDADVAREKEQMAGLTMGLPTLLRVDRIEPSKNLVRGVWAIDEFLRRNPKAVGGFRALLFAYPSRSMIPKYRRLVEELTTSVGEVNDHWSRSGWQPIHLDLSDRPKRSLASYQLFDTLLVNPLRDGLNLVVFEAALAAKPNAQIVLSTGTGAAEHIGQWVELIDPLDIVATAEALERAHLGGDLAPLTAWTKANTWTKWLETISAAIR, encoded by the coding sequence ATGTCACGCATCATTCGATACCTCTTCGTCACCAACAGGGGACCCGTGCAACTCGGGGAGGACGGTCAAACTCTCGTGCGCTCAGGTGGTGGACTCGCGAGCGGGCTTCTCGGCCTCATGGAGCACCAAGGGGACGCCGAGATCCGGTGGCTCTTCCCCATCTCCACCCAGGCAGAACTCGAAGCTGCACGAATGGGACAGTACCGAGCAATCCATTTGGGCCTTACCCCTACATCTGTCGATGCCGACGATCATCGAATAGCGTACGAGATCGTGGCCAACCAATACTTTTGGTACTTGTTCCACGGTCTGTTCGACCTGAGCTTTGAGCCTATTTTCAATCATCAGTTCTTTGACGCCTACGAGCACTATCGCCGTTTCAATGCTCAATTAGCCCAAGCGGCCTGGAGGATTGATCTCACCGACACCATGGTCATCATCAATGACTACCACCTTATGCTCGTACCACACATGCTGCGCTCCCTCGGCTTTGATGGCCCAATTGCCTTATTCTTTCACACACCAATCTGCACGGCTGCCGAGTCGAAACTCATGCCAGCTACCGTACGAGACGAACTCGCCACCAGTTTTTCAGCCGCAAACGTGATCGGGCTCCACGCCCATCAATGGGAGCAGAATCTCATAGACTCGTTTGGTGCAGTTGGTCCTGCCCTGCCCCCGACCATCGTTGCACCGATACCGGCGGACACCCAAAGCATCGTGAACTCCCTCGACGATGCCGATGTAGCACGTGAGAAAGAGCAAATGGCAGGGCTGACCATGGGTTTGCCTACGCTACTTCGCGTCGACCGCATCGAGCCTTCAAAAAACCTAGTTCGAGGTGTCTGGGCGATCGATGAGTTCTTGCGGCGAAACCCCAAGGCCGTGGGCGGGTTCAGGGCTCTGCTCTTCGCCTACCCATCACGTAGCATGATTCCTAAATATCGTCGGCTCGTAGAGGAACTAACGACGTCGGTTGGTGAAGTAAACGACCATTGGAGTCGATCTGGATGGCAACCGATCCATCTCGACCTCTCTGATCGGCCAAAGCGCAGTCTCGCGAGCTACCAGCTCTTTGATACTCTGCTGGTCAACCCGCTACGCGACGGACTGAACCTGGTTGTCTTTGAGGCTGCACTCGCCGCCAAACCCAATGCGCAGATCGTCCTCTCGACCGGTACCGGTGCCGCAGAACATATCGGTCAATGGGTTGAGTTGATCGACCCCCTCGATATCGTTGCAACCGCCGAGGCACTGGAGAGGGCCCACCTCGGCGGTGACCTTGCTCCCCTGACGGCCTGGACGAAGGCGAATACATGGACGAAGTGGCTTGAGACGATCAGTGCCGCAATTCGCTGA
- the moaA gene encoding GTP 3',8-cyclase MoaA → MNRRKHLIDSYGREIRDLRISVTDRCNFRCTYCLPEEGIEWLPRHDLLTFEEITEISRVFTERFYIESIRLTGGEPTVRAQLPRLVGMLAGLRNHEGNKINLSLTTNGVTLPLIAEPLREAGLDRINISLDTLRADRFLQITRRPQFERVLEGIEAAQAVGFAPIKLNVVAMQGVNDDEIVDFARFGREHDLQVRFIEFMPLDGSNAWERTDVLSAAEILAQIDRVFPVEEPQRGTAPATTYRYRDGQGSFGIIPTVTQPFCGDCDRVRLSADGKIRTCLFALDEHDLRMMLRAGASTQELATQIEAIIATKWAGHSIGRVNFIRPPKSMSQIGG, encoded by the coding sequence ATGAATCGCCGCAAGCACCTGATCGACAGCTACGGGCGCGAAATTCGTGACCTGCGTATCTCGGTCACCGATCGCTGCAACTTCCGTTGCACTTACTGTCTCCCCGAAGAAGGGATCGAGTGGCTGCCACGGCACGACCTCCTGACCTTCGAGGAGATCACAGAGATCAGCCGTGTCTTCACTGAGCGCTTTTACATCGAGTCGATCCGCTTGACCGGCGGCGAACCCACCGTTCGTGCTCAGCTACCACGCCTGGTGGGTATGCTTGCCGGGTTACGGAATCACGAAGGCAACAAGATCAACCTCTCTCTGACCACCAACGGCGTCACATTGCCACTCATTGCTGAACCGCTGCGCGAGGCAGGTCTTGATCGAATCAATATCTCGTTAGACACCCTTCGGGCCGATCGCTTCCTCCAAATCACCAGACGTCCACAATTTGAGCGAGTGCTCGAGGGTATCGAAGCAGCGCAAGCCGTAGGTTTCGCGCCGATCAAACTGAACGTCGTCGCCATGCAAGGTGTCAACGATGACGAAATCGTCGACTTTGCCCGTTTCGGGCGTGAACACGACCTCCAGGTTCGCTTCATCGAGTTCATGCCACTCGATGGATCGAATGCATGGGAGCGCACTGACGTGCTCTCTGCGGCAGAGATCCTAGCCCAGATCGATCGTGTCTTTCCGGTAGAGGAGCCCCAGCGCGGCACGGCTCCGGCCACGACCTATCGCTACCGCGACGGCCAAGGCTCATTCGGCATCATACCGACGGTTACACAACCATTTTGTGGAGACTGCGATCGGGTTCGCCTCAGTGCAGATGGCAAGATTCGAACGTGCCTGTTCGCACTCGACGAGCACGATCTGCGCATGATGCTTCGCGCGGGGGCATCCACCCAGGAGCTGGCTACCCAGATTGAAGCCATCATTGCCACAAAATGGGCTGGGCACTCCATTGGGAGAGTCAACTTCATTCGACCGCCAAAATCCATGAGTCAAATCGGCGGTTAA
- the rpiA gene encoding ribose 5-phosphate isomerase A translates to MIDVAREKQLAAQEAVSFVKDHMTVGLGTGSTVAFLLSALAQTQRRIRCVATSPHTEAIARQLGLVVEPFTDVSSLDIAIDGADQISTEGWLVKGGGAAHTREKLVAITAQYFVVIADSSKVVERIHGPIPLELLAFGLGSTLRRLGNSTVTLRDVPLSPDGGVIGDYHGSVDDPQALASWFSATPGVVDHGLFPPSMVGTILIGHTDGTVERRTISAPS, encoded by the coding sequence ATGATAGATGTAGCCAGAGAAAAGCAGTTAGCAGCCCAGGAGGCAGTATCCTTCGTAAAGGACCATATGACGGTCGGTCTTGGAACCGGGTCAACCGTCGCCTTTCTCCTCTCGGCACTCGCACAAACACAACGCCGGATTCGGTGTGTGGCCACCTCACCCCACACCGAAGCGATCGCTCGCCAGCTCGGCCTCGTGGTCGAGCCCTTTACCGATGTCTCTAGCCTCGATATCGCTATTGACGGCGCCGACCAGATCTCAACCGAGGGTTGGCTTGTCAAGGGCGGTGGAGCTGCCCATACCCGTGAAAAGCTCGTCGCCATTACCGCGCAATACTTTGTCGTCATTGCCGATTCCTCAAAGGTCGTCGAGCGGATCCATGGCCCGATACCCTTGGAGCTTTTAGCCTTCGGGCTTGGATCCACGCTGCGTCGACTCGGTAACAGCACCGTCACCCTCAGGGACGTCCCGCTGAGCCCTGACGGAGGTGTGATCGGCGACTACCACGGTTCCGTCGATGACCCACAAGCTCTTGCATCATGGTTTTCCGCCACGCCGGGGGTCGTAGACCACGGGCTCTTTCCCCCATCGATGGTCGGAACAATCTTGATCGGACACACCGATGGAACGGTGGAGCGGCGTACGATCAGCGCGCCGAGCTGA
- a CDS encoding fructose bisphosphate aldolase: protein MNDEQLEQMRSGSGFIAALDQSGGSTPSALAHYGIPREAYHGDAEMLDLMHEMRTRIMTDPSFRGDRILGAILFEDTMDRKVANLDTPTYLWTERHVVPFVKVDKGLADEIDGARCMNPMPGLEGLLARAIQKGVFGTKMRSFIHLANARGIQAVVDQQFEIGRTIARRGLIPILEPEIDITSPEKSEAERMLRDAILESLEGLVPDELIMLKLTLPEQDDFYAPLLQHPNVVRVVALSGGYSRDEASSRLARNHGMIASFSRALTEGLTVDMSDTAFQQEFKSAVDQVFSASIT from the coding sequence ATGAACGACGAGCAGCTTGAACAGATGCGGTCCGGGTCGGGATTTATCGCTGCGCTCGACCAGAGCGGTGGGAGCACACCGTCGGCGTTAGCGCATTATGGCATCCCTCGGGAGGCCTATCACGGCGATGCTGAGATGTTGGATCTGATGCACGAGATGCGTACAAGGATTATGACCGACCCGAGTTTTCGAGGAGATCGGATCCTTGGAGCGATTCTGTTCGAGGACACCATGGATCGAAAGGTCGCAAACCTGGATACCCCGACCTACCTCTGGACCGAGCGCCATGTGGTCCCCTTCGTCAAGGTTGACAAGGGTTTGGCAGATGAGATCGACGGAGCCCGCTGTATGAACCCCATGCCTGGGCTTGAGGGATTGCTCGCTCGAGCCATCCAAAAAGGTGTCTTTGGCACCAAAATGCGGTCGTTCATTCACTTGGCAAATGCGAGAGGGATTCAGGCGGTGGTTGACCAGCAGTTTGAGATTGGTCGCACGATCGCTCGTCGAGGCCTGATACCGATTCTTGAGCCAGAGATCGATATCACGAGCCCTGAGAAGTCTGAAGCTGAGCGTATGCTGCGTGACGCGATCTTGGAGTCCCTTGAGGGGTTGGTGCCTGACGAGTTGATCATGCTCAAGCTCACGTTGCCTGAACAGGACGATTTTTATGCACCGTTGCTGCAACACCCAAATGTGGTGCGGGTCGTTGCTCTTTCTGGGGGGTACTCTCGAGACGAGGCCTCGAGCCGACTCGCTCGCAATCATGGCATGATTGCGAGTTTCTCACGGGCTCTCACTGAAGGGCTCACGGTTGACATGAGTGATACTGCGTTCCAACAGGAATTCAAGAGTGCGGTCGATCAGGTATTTTCAGCTTCCATCACGTGA
- the larE gene encoding ATP-dependent sacrificial sulfur transferase LarE produces the protein MQTSSIQSAIAELERWFRDAGRVVVALSGGVDSAVLAVLGHRVLGKDSLAMTAVSPSLARDELEGVRRLVNQCSLNYREIRTDEIDDPRYVQNGPNRCYVCKSHLFAELEPVARSLNATMVVGTNLDDLGDYRPGLRAAQEFGVGSPYLDCGVNKQMVRSIARAIGLEALAEKPASACLASRIPYGVPVTIQRLSAVERLEQFLHRLGLSSVRVRHHGEIARIEVPVEVGPSIWQHREQIVAEAERLGFLYSTLDLAGFRSGSMNRVLERTTGDEEDRQALV, from the coding sequence GTGCAAACATCCTCGATACAATCTGCAATTGCTGAACTTGAGCGTTGGTTTCGTGACGCTGGCCGGGTTGTGGTGGCGCTCTCGGGTGGCGTCGATTCAGCGGTGTTGGCGGTGTTGGGCCATCGCGTCCTTGGCAAAGACTCCCTGGCCATGACGGCCGTCTCGCCTTCGTTGGCTCGCGATGAGCTCGAAGGTGTTCGGAGATTGGTGAATCAATGTTCGCTGAATTACCGCGAGATCCGGACTGACGAAATTGATGACCCGCGTTATGTCCAGAACGGTCCAAACCGGTGCTACGTCTGCAAAAGCCATCTCTTTGCTGAGCTGGAGCCGGTCGCACGCTCGCTCAACGCGACCATGGTCGTCGGAACCAACCTTGATGATCTGGGTGATTATCGTCCTGGGTTGCGGGCGGCCCAAGAGTTTGGTGTTGGGTCGCCCTACCTCGATTGTGGCGTCAACAAGCAGATGGTCCGCTCGATCGCGCGTGCCATCGGCCTTGAGGCACTCGCTGAGAAGCCTGCCTCCGCCTGTTTGGCATCCAGGATTCCATATGGGGTGCCGGTTACTATTCAGCGGCTTAGTGCCGTCGAGCGCCTCGAGCAATTTCTCCATCGGTTGGGCCTGTCGTCGGTACGTGTCCGCCACCACGGTGAGATTGCTCGTATCGAGGTGCCAGTGGAGGTTGGGCCGTCCATCTGGCAACATCGAGAGCAAATTGTCGCTGAAGCCGAGCGGCTCGGTTTCCTCTATAGTACGCTCGACTTAGCAGGATTCCGTAGCGGCTCCATGAATCGAGTGCTTGAGAGGACGACGGGCGATGAAGAGGATCGTCAAGCTTTGGTATGA
- a CDS encoding glycerate kinase — protein sequence MKVLAAFDSFKGTASARAIGDSLQGVLADHEVVVCPLSDGGEGLLDVLAERFDEVATVDALGRPCVAKLGFCGTEAIVETAQVVGLANVGGALANDPVRADSFGIASVLESALRANPTAIVVGCGGSAITDGGLGLVRGAVDLGLVPIPIPLRVALDVRTCFTEAAVIFGPQKGADEIAVRLLTQRLIALRGWYQRWYGVDLDEHDGTGAAGGLGGALLAIGGALVSGFAEVADRVGLDTYLRDADLVLTGEGRLDATSLEGKVVGGVLERVERIHGHAVVVVGSTDEATARLVQARGHSVLALDEHFGIEQAIANPLDLIAELVASIVASTN from the coding sequence GTGAAAGTTCTTGCTGCATTCGATAGTTTCAAGGGGACGGCGTCGGCTCGTGCGATTGGCGACTCTTTGCAAGGCGTGCTCGCTGACCATGAGGTTGTTGTCTGTCCACTCTCGGATGGTGGCGAGGGTCTCCTTGATGTGTTGGCGGAACGTTTCGACGAGGTCGCCACCGTCGATGCTCTGGGGCGGCCATGTGTGGCCAAACTCGGATTTTGCGGAACTGAGGCTATCGTTGAGACTGCACAGGTCGTCGGGCTCGCCAACGTGGGCGGAGCCTTGGCTAACGATCCAGTGAGGGCGGATTCATTCGGCATCGCCAGCGTTCTCGAGTCGGCACTGCGTGCGAACCCCACGGCCATCGTCGTTGGTTGCGGAGGTTCAGCTATCACCGATGGAGGGCTGGGCCTTGTTCGCGGTGCTGTGGACCTCGGTCTGGTTCCAATCCCCATCCCGCTTAGGGTCGCTCTTGACGTGCGTACTTGCTTCACCGAGGCTGCCGTCATTTTCGGTCCACAGAAGGGAGCCGACGAGATCGCGGTGCGACTCTTGACACAGCGGCTGATCGCGTTGCGGGGCTGGTATCAACGCTGGTACGGCGTCGATTTGGACGAACACGACGGCACTGGGGCCGCCGGTGGACTTGGTGGCGCGTTGTTGGCGATCGGGGGTGCTTTGGTCTCCGGCTTCGCCGAGGTAGCCGACCGAGTGGGGCTTGACACCTACCTGCGAGATGCGGATCTGGTGCTGACTGGTGAAGGCCGCTTGGATGCGACGTCGCTGGAGGGAAAGGTCGTTGGCGGTGTGCTCGAGCGCGTGGAGCGGATTCACGGCCATGCGGTGGTGGTAGTCGGTTCAACAGATGAAGCTACCGCTCGCTTGGTGCAAGCCCGAGGCCATAGCGTTCTGGCGCTAGATGAACATTTTGGAATCGAGCAAGCGATAGCGAACCCCTTAGATTTGATTGCAGAACTTGTCGCGTCGATCGTTGCGTCGACCAACTGA
- a CDS encoding chlorite dismutase family protein: protein MNTDGVEGADSAEDGDQAISGSQVVEGLNVLHLFGDADANFDPELATARVKQAGDRGTDVLTVATLGHRCEVAVMALDRDLLNLRRLQLELRRSGLIFTDSFFSITEVSEYARNITEERKRPRLYPKLPPKGKDAWCFYPMSKRRNVQQNWYSLEFHERERLMGEHGSSGRKFAGRVTQLVTGATGVSDWEWGVTLFARHPDDLKDVVYTMRYDEASATYAEFGPFYVGILQEPEQVFGSLVMGA, encoded by the coding sequence ATGAATACAGATGGTGTCGAGGGTGCCGATAGCGCCGAAGATGGTGACCAAGCCATCAGTGGTTCCCAAGTTGTTGAAGGGCTCAATGTGTTGCACCTCTTCGGAGATGCAGATGCAAATTTTGACCCTGAGCTCGCAACGGCGCGGGTCAAGCAGGCGGGTGATCGTGGAACTGATGTGCTCACCGTCGCCACGCTTGGGCATCGATGTGAAGTCGCCGTTATGGCGCTCGATCGCGATCTGTTGAATCTGCGTCGACTCCAACTCGAGCTCCGTCGATCAGGACTGATTTTCACGGATTCATTCTTCTCGATCACCGAGGTGTCTGAGTATGCACGCAACATCACTGAGGAGCGTAAGCGGCCACGCCTTTACCCGAAACTTCCTCCAAAGGGTAAGGATGCCTGGTGCTTCTATCCGATGTCAAAGCGTCGCAATGTCCAACAAAATTGGTACTCCTTGGAGTTCCACGAGCGGGAACGCCTCATGGGAGAACACGGCTCATCTGGGCGAAAGTTCGCCGGTCGCGTCACCCAGTTGGTTACCGGAGCAACAGGTGTCAGCGACTGGGAGTGGGGCGTGACGCTCTTTGCCCGGCACCCGGACGATCTGAAGGATGTCGTCTACACCATGCGTTATGATGAGGCATCGGCGACCTATGCCGAGTTTGGTCCGTTTTACGTTGGTATTCTCCAGGAGCCAGAGCAGGTCTTCGGATCGCTTGTCATGGGGGCGTAA
- a CDS encoding TetR/AcrR family transcriptional regulator — MGTVQETWQDRRDQILQAAMDVLANDGASSLTIRRVAKVAGVDPALIYHYFGSKADLLQEVTYIPITIMTALSDPTHDLAWKLSLFEVDGATQWISALLVCLADAQDHGKEQFELLLDLLLPDATLAKRTMVVGLLVERYLLGAPDCVGDALQRYTQLVEAV, encoded by the coding sequence ATGGGAACTGTACAAGAAACCTGGCAGGACCGTAGGGATCAAATCCTGCAAGCAGCTATGGACGTGCTCGCCAACGACGGTGCGAGTAGCCTTACCATCCGCAGAGTGGCAAAGGTAGCCGGCGTCGACCCAGCGCTGATCTACCATTACTTCGGCTCGAAGGCGGATCTGCTGCAAGAGGTGACCTATATCCCGATAACGATCATGACTGCCCTCTCCGACCCCACCCACGATCTCGCCTGGAAACTATCCCTCTTTGAAGTCGACGGGGCCACACAATGGATCAGCGCGTTGCTTGTATGCTTGGCTGATGCCCAAGATCACGGCAAGGAGCAGTTTGAGCTCCTGCTTGACCTTCTTCTTCCGGATGCGACCCTCGCGAAGCGGACGATGGTTGTGGGATTATTGGTGGAACGATATCTATTAGGTGCGCCCGACTGCGTAGGCGACGCCCTCCAGCGCTACACGCAACTCGTCGAAGCCGTCTAG
- a CDS encoding glycosyltransferase, whose product MVVNPRSNQTLTVALVIPARNEAPRLGHVLETVISDPRSIFDEIIVVDDGSTDNTADVARRHQGVHVLTVSDDQPGKGKALRAGWYQTRADIVVTCDADLGSLQREQLGELVFGLVRHEGLRLSKAAYDNSADSSGRVTELVAKPLLEIFYPTCADLVSPLSGEMAFYHRDVMTLDLPTDYGVDIALLISIAQRYGRQAITEIPFGVKQHPHQPLSTLSQQSRQVIRALFASLQDPYEALHTFTSLSWPAALSEA is encoded by the coding sequence GTGGTCGTCAACCCTCGTTCGAACCAGACTCTGACCGTTGCGCTTGTGATTCCCGCTCGCAACGAGGCACCGCGCCTCGGGCATGTGCTCGAGACTGTCATCTCAGATCCGCGGTCGATCTTCGATGAGATCATTGTTGTCGATGACGGGTCGACTGACAACACTGCTGATGTCGCCCGTCGCCACCAAGGGGTTCACGTACTCACGGTCAGTGACGACCAGCCAGGAAAGGGTAAGGCGTTGCGAGCAGGCTGGTATCAAACTCGAGCCGACATCGTCGTGACCTGCGACGCGGACTTAGGCTCCCTGCAACGGGAACAGCTGGGCGAACTCGTCTTCGGACTCGTTCGACACGAGGGGCTACGACTCAGTAAGGCAGCTTACGACAACTCAGCCGATTCGAGTGGCAGGGTAACCGAATTGGTCGCCAAACCCTTGCTTGAGATCTTTTATCCAACCTGTGCCGATCTGGTGTCCCCATTGAGCGGCGAGATGGCCTTCTACCACCGCGATGTGATGACGCTCGACTTGCCAACCGACTATGGGGTCGACATCGCCTTGTTGATCTCGATTGCCCAACGTTACGGACGTCAAGCGATCACCGAAATTCCCTTCGGCGTTAAGCAACATCCGCACCAACCACTCTCCACCCTTTCGCAACAATCACGACAGGTGATTCGGGCGCTGTTTGCGTCCCTCCAGGACCCCTACGAAGCTCTCCATACCTTCACGAGCCTCTCCTGGCCCGCTGCATTATCGGAGGCGTAG
- the groL gene encoding chaperonin GroEL (60 kDa chaperone family; promotes refolding of misfolded polypeptides especially under stressful conditions; forms two stacked rings of heptamers to form a barrel-shaped 14mer; ends can be capped by GroES; misfolded proteins enter the barrel where they are refolded when GroES binds): MAKLILFDDEARRKLESGMNQLADAVRVTLGPKGRNVVLDKKWGAPTITNDGVSIAKEIELEDPFERLGAELVKEVAKKTDDVAGDGTTTATVLAWTMVREGLKNVAAGANPMQLKSGIELAVDEAIISLKSLARETESREQIAQVASISAADSEVGQMISEAIERVGKDGVITVEESQTFGMEIDLVEGMRFDKGYISPYFSTDPESMTAVLDDPYILFYSSKISAIRDVLPVLEKVMQAGKPLLIIAEDVDGEALATLVVNKIRGTFRSVAVKAPGFGDRRKAMMQDMAILTGGQVISEEVGLKLENTTLDLLGRARRVEISKDETTIIEGAGDDADIKGRIAQIKNEIETTDSDYDREKLQERLAKLSGGVAIIKVGAATEVELKEKKHRIEDAVSTTKAAIEEGVVPGGGVALLRAQEAVTQLADKQVEADVATGVRLVAKSLEGPLRQIATNAGLDGGVVVEKVRSLKNRADGLNAATGIYEDLFAAGVIDAVKVTRSALQNAASIAALFLTTEAAIVDKPEEKAPAMPPGGMEDF; encoded by the coding sequence ATGGCTAAGCTGATTCTGTTCGATGATGAGGCTCGACGCAAGCTCGAGTCAGGGATGAACCAGCTCGCTGACGCGGTGCGGGTTACCCTCGGACCCAAGGGACGCAATGTTGTGCTCGACAAGAAGTGGGGAGCACCGACCATCACTAATGATGGGGTTTCCATCGCAAAAGAGATTGAGCTCGAGGATCCCTTTGAGCGCCTTGGTGCGGAGCTCGTTAAAGAGGTAGCGAAAAAGACCGATGACGTTGCTGGTGATGGTACGACCACCGCAACAGTGTTGGCATGGACGATGGTCCGCGAGGGACTCAAGAATGTCGCCGCAGGAGCCAATCCGATGCAGCTCAAGAGTGGTATCGAGTTAGCAGTGGACGAGGCAATTATCTCGTTGAAGAGTCTCGCTCGCGAGACCGAGTCGAGAGAGCAGATCGCTCAGGTCGCCTCCATCTCCGCAGCGGACTCAGAGGTCGGACAGATGATCTCGGAGGCAATCGAGCGGGTTGGCAAGGACGGGGTAATCACCGTCGAAGAGTCTCAGACCTTCGGAATGGAGATCGACCTGGTTGAGGGTATGCGCTTCGATAAAGGGTATATCTCGCCGTACTTCTCCACCGACCCTGAGTCGATGACGGCAGTGCTCGACGATCCTTATATCCTCTTCTACAGCTCAAAGATCTCCGCGATTCGCGACGTCTTGCCGGTACTGGAAAAGGTGATGCAGGCGGGTAAGCCTCTACTCATTATCGCGGAAGATGTCGACGGAGAGGCTCTTGCCACGCTGGTGGTCAACAAGATTCGGGGCACATTCCGTTCAGTGGCGGTAAAGGCCCCTGGATTCGGCGATCGACGCAAGGCGATGATGCAAGATATGGCCATCCTCACGGGCGGACAGGTGATCTCGGAAGAGGTTGGTCTCAAACTCGAGAACACCACGCTCGATCTCCTCGGTCGGGCACGGCGAGTGGAGATCTCCAAGGACGAGACTACCATCATCGAGGGTGCCGGTGACGATGCCGATATCAAGGGTAGGATCGCTCAAATCAAGAACGAGATTGAGACTACGGACTCTGATTATGACCGCGAGAAGCTCCAGGAGCGGCTTGCCAAGTTAAGTGGTGGCGTCGCTATCATCAAGGTAGGAGCTGCAACTGAGGTCGAACTCAAAGAGAAGAAGCACCGTATTGAAGATGCTGTCTCCACGACGAAGGCAGCCATTGAAGAGGGTGTCGTTCCAGGTGGTGGTGTGGCTCTCCTGCGTGCACAAGAGGCGGTCACCCAACTTGCCGACAAGCAGGTTGAGGCCGATGTCGCGACAGGCGTACGTCTCGTAGCCAAGTCACTTGAGGGTCCGCTGCGTCAGATTGCGACGAACGCAGGTCTTGATGGTGGTGTTGTTGTAGAGAAGGTACGTTCGTTGAAGAACCGTGCCGACGGGCTCAACGCTGCCACAGGGATTTATGAAGACCTGTTTGCTGCTGGCGTCATTGATGCCGTCAAGGTGACCAGATCCGCCCTTCAGAACGCTGCCTCGATCGCAGCATTGTTCTTGACGACCGAGGCTGCCATCGTGGACAAGCCCGAGGAGAAGGCGCCTGCTATGCCACCAGGAGGCATGGAAGACTTCTAG
- a CDS encoding NIL domain-containing protein: MKRIVKLWYEGTLIGEPIITELVKRFTITANINRATIEDDLGWIICTLEGESQAIGEAMDWLVSIGIEVELMGAEEGMT; this comes from the coding sequence ATGAAGAGGATCGTCAAGCTTTGGTATGAGGGGACGTTGATCGGCGAGCCGATCATCACCGAGTTGGTCAAGCGTTTTACTATCACGGCCAACATCAATCGTGCTACGATCGAAGACGACCTCGGTTGGATTATCTGCACCTTGGAGGGAGAGTCTCAAGCTATCGGTGAGGCGATGGACTGGCTTGTTTCGATCGGTATCGAGGTGGAGCTCATGGGGGCAGAAGAGGGGATGACATGA
- the moaC gene encoding cyclic pyranopterin monophosphate synthase MoaC, with translation MADRELTHLDPLGRARMVDVTPKEPTHRRALARCKVFMKPETTALVANNAVNKGDVLGAARIAGIQASKRTPDLIPLCHPLLIGSVYINFTLGDTYVEVEAQVETVDRTGVEMEALTAASIAALTIYDMCKSYDRSMVIGELALWEKTGGKSGIWRRDEGE, from the coding sequence ATGGCAGATCGAGAGCTTACGCACCTTGACCCGTTGGGTCGAGCACGGATGGTAGATGTCACCCCGAAAGAGCCGACGCACCGGCGGGCGCTGGCTCGGTGCAAGGTGTTCATGAAGCCAGAGACGACCGCTTTGGTCGCCAACAACGCGGTCAACAAGGGTGATGTGCTCGGTGCTGCAAGAATCGCCGGCATCCAAGCGTCGAAGCGAACTCCTGATCTAATTCCGTTGTGCCACCCTCTCCTGATTGGCTCAGTGTATATCAACTTCACCCTAGGTGACACCTATGTCGAGGTGGAGGCCCAAGTCGAGACCGTCGACCGGACCGGCGTGGAGATGGAGGCATTGACAGCGGCTTCCATCGCGGCACTCACGATCTACGATATGTGCAAATCATACGATCGCTCGATGGTTATCGGAGAACTTGCCCTTTGGGAAAAGACTGGTGGCAAGTCCGGGATTTGGCGGCGAGACGAGGGGGAATAA